One window from the genome of Merismopedia glauca CCAP 1448/3 encodes:
- a CDS encoding DUF6888 family protein, which produces MTIEELQINSTNQQAQASLRVCQMLSNYYRDIKLFHFDSTIGEVYILARDNIQVIIPANGHWRFIQ; this is translated from the coding sequence ATCACCATTGAGGAACTACAAATTAACTCCACTAATCAACAAGCTCAAGCCAGCTTAAGAGTTTGCCAGATGTTATCCAACTACTATCGAGATATTAAACTTTTTCACTTTGATTCAACAATAGGTGAGGTCTATATTCTAGCAAGAGATAATATTCAAGTAATTATTCCTGCTAATGGTCACTGGAGATTTATTCAATGA